Part of the uncultured Desulfobacter sp. genome, CTGGAAAAAACTTCAAAAAGGTGTGAAAAATACCAGACATAAAGCCATATCTTTAAAACTGTTTTTTATAATGGCAATGGTGACGCAGACTCCGGCCCCGATTCAGGTAAGCCCAAGACCTATAACCATCATGACAATAGCGGTAATCGTCATTTTCTTCTCCCGTTAGTGGTCACATGAAACATGACACTGAGAATGATGACGCCTTGTACCATACACAAGCCAAATACCAACAAGGCCGAGTAGGGATATCCACCATATGGGGCTTTAATGTCTCCGATCAGGTTGGATAGGATCATATAGCCGAGGATGGCCGGAGTGATGTATTTAAGGCAGACGGTCCATAGCTTTCCGACTTTGAAGTCACTGGTCAGATTGATGTGATCCTTAAACTTGTCTATGCCGCAGATCCAGACCAGGAATACGATCTCCAAGAGCCCTCCCGCTAATACGCCGAAATTGTTGATGAACCGGACCACGATATCCAGCACCAACAGTCCGGAATGTGTCGCAAACACGATGCCGCACACAATGCCGATGCCGCAGTAAATACTGGCCGCAGCTTTACGGCTGATGCCGAATCGGTCAATAAGTACGGACACCGAGACCTCGCAGATGGATATCATGGAACTCAAGCCTGCAAAAAGCAGGGCGGCAAAGAACAAGGTTCCGAATAATATGGGACCGGGCAGGCTGTTAATGGCCTTGGGAATGGTGACAAAGGCAAGGCCCACACCCGAGCCGACCACTTGATCAACCCCCACGCCCTTTAGGAAAGCCATATTGCCCAGGATCGAAAAGACCATAATGCCGCAAAGGATACTGAATCCGCAATTGCAGAACGCCGTGATAAATCCGTTGTTTGCCATATCCGAATTTTTGGGCAGGTAGCTTGCGTAGGTGAGCATGATGGCAAAGCCGATGGAAAGGCTGAAAAAAATTTGGCCATAGGCCTCAACCCAGACCTTGAAGTTGAACAGTGCCGAAAAATCGGGTTGAAACATCCAGTTCAGGCCTTCAGTCGCCCCTTCCAGGGTTACGGCCCGGGCGGTGATGACGATAACCATAATAAAAAGCAGGGGCATGAAAATTTTGCCGGCCAATTCAATCCCTTTTTTAACACCATTGAAAAGCACCACCCAACAAACCAACCAGGCGCAGAGGATGGCCCCGAGTATGGGCCACCGGATGCCGTTAAAGGCAAACGGTGTGTCTGAAAGCTGAAGATAGGTTTTATAAAAGAAATTTGCGGTATCTCCACCCCAGCCCTGGGTAAAGGCCAGAACCAGATAGGATATGGTCCAGCCCACCACCGCCACATAATATATAGAGATGATAAAGGAGACCAACAGCTGCCACCACCCCAGCCATTCCCAGCGATGGGACAGTTCCCTGAAGATATTGGGCGCAGAGGTTTTGAATCTATGCCCGACCCCAAATTCCAGAATCAGGAACGGAATGCCCGCCGTGACCATGGCAAAAAGATACGGGATAAAAAAAGCGCCGCCTCCGTTTTCATAGGCAACATAGGGAAATCGCCAGATATTCCCTAAACCGATGGCCGATCCGATGGCCGCGAAGATAAAGCCGGTCCGCGTGCCCCATTGTTCTCTTTTATTCATACACCAACTTCCGTTTGTAATATAAATAAGGGCCATGGGTTGGACTGATGTATCAACATCCAGGCGCAACCCAGAACAAAACATGAAAATAATTTAACAACTGATTTGGACTTTACTATATTCACTTTTGTGAATCAATACAGAGTGATTTTATTAATTTCTGGACGACAATACGATTATTTACATTGAAATTTCAAAGGATCTGGCTGTAACAGAGAGTGACGAAATCGAATAATTCTTGGGACTTTACTTAATTGTTTTCAGTATATGGTGGGCAACGCTGGGCTTTTACCCACCCTACCTGAGTTATGACTGGTGCGGCATGCATCATCTATCATTTATTCAGACAACATTTTTTGTATTTCTTTCCACTGCCGCAAGGGCATGGATCATTTCTTCCAATTTTAGGCGCTTCT contains:
- a CDS encoding sodium-dependent transporter, encoding MNKREQWGTRTGFIFAAIGSAIGLGNIWRFPYVAYENGGGAFFIPYLFAMVTAGIPFLILEFGVGHRFKTSAPNIFRELSHRWEWLGWWQLLVSFIISIYYVAVVGWTISYLVLAFTQGWGGDTANFFYKTYLQLSDTPFAFNGIRWPILGAILCAWLVCWVVLFNGVKKGIELAGKIFMPLLFIMVIVITARAVTLEGATEGLNWMFQPDFSALFNFKVWVEAYGQIFFSLSIGFAIMLTYASYLPKNSDMANNGFITAFCNCGFSILCGIMVFSILGNMAFLKGVGVDQVVGSGVGLAFVTIPKAINSLPGPILFGTLFFAALLFAGLSSMISICEVSVSVLIDRFGISRKAAASIYCGIGIVCGIVFATHSGLLVLDIVVRFINNFGVLAGGLLEIVFLVWICGIDKFKDHINLTSDFKVGKLWTVCLKYITPAILGYMILSNLIGDIKAPYGGYPYSALLVFGLCMVQGVIILSVMFHVTTNGRRK